A window of Costertonia aggregata contains these coding sequences:
- a CDS encoding GNAT family N-acetyltransferase has translation MIKILQATDEHIELIVPLFDSYRVFYKQKPDKEAAKMFLNERITKGESVIFLALFDDVPCGFIQLYSTFSSVSLQPFYILNDLFVDANHRNKGIGAALLNSAKVHCENTNCKGLALETAIDNPAQKLYEKLGWKRDSHCFHYFWSHFD, from the coding sequence ATGATCAAAATACTACAAGCTACAGATGAACATATAGAGCTCATAGTTCCGCTGTTTGATAGTTACAGGGTTTTCTACAAACAAAAACCCGATAAAGAAGCGGCCAAAATGTTTCTTAACGAACGAATAACAAAGGGAGAATCGGTTATTTTTCTGGCACTTTTTGATGATGTCCCATGTGGGTTTATACAATTATATAGTACTTTTTCCTCTGTTTCACTACAACCCTTTTATATTTTGAATGATTTATTTGTTGATGCCAATCATAGAAATAAAGGTATAGGCGCAGCATTGCTAAACAGTGCCAAAGTACATTGTGAAAATACCAATTGCAAAGGCTTGGCATTGGAAACCGCGATTGACAATCCCGCACAAAAGCTGTATGAAAAGTTAGGTTGGAAAAGAGATTCGCATTGTTTTCATTACTTTTGGAGCCATTTTGATTGA
- a CDS encoding tRNA (guanine-N1)-methyltransferase, with product MKGLRTLLFTLSLLAFNLQYAQDDSQNDDDLSLDKGPISSQFEYISKKSGNYRQDGKRYEVVRVLSLDKLRKNVLDSINAANIKAAELKATISKNEATIASLNSKLSETTNNLTNVTEEKDSMSFLGMLVSKATYNFILWTVIGALLLLLLLFIYKFRNSNILTQEAKTALSDLEVEYENHRRRALEREQKISRELQDEINKYRKSK from the coding sequence ATGAAAGGTTTAAGAACACTACTCTTTACACTATCGCTTTTGGCGTTTAACCTACAGTATGCCCAGGACGATTCTCAAAATGACGATGATTTATCCCTAGATAAGGGCCCTATAAGCAGTCAGTTTGAGTACATCTCCAAAAAATCCGGTAATTACAGGCAAGATGGTAAAAGATATGAAGTAGTACGGGTCTTGAGCTTGGACAAGCTTCGCAAAAATGTATTGGACAGTATAAATGCTGCCAACATAAAAGCTGCTGAATTAAAAGCGACCATATCCAAAAATGAAGCAACAATAGCTTCCCTAAACAGTAAATTAAGCGAAACTACGAACAACTTGACCAATGTCACGGAAGAGAAAGACAGCATGTCCTTTCTGGGGATGTTGGTCTCCAAAGCAACCTATAACTTTATTTTATGGACAGTAATAGGGGCCCTTCTCCTATTATTGTTATTGTTCATTTATAAATTCAGAAACAGTAATATTCTCACACAAGAAGCCAAAACCGCTCTTTCGGATTTGGAGGTGGAATATGAAAACCACAGAAGGCGGGCATTGGAGCGAGAGCAAAAGATTAGTCGAGAACTACAGGACGAAATAAACAAATACAGAAAATCAAAATAA
- the rplS gene encoding 50S ribosomal protein L19, protein MESLIKFVESEFVPKKEFPNFSSGDTITVYYEIKEGEKTRTQFFRGVVIQRRGSGATETFTIRKMSGTVGVERIFPVNMPALQKIEINKKGKVRRARIFYFRGLTGKKARIKEVRG, encoded by the coding sequence ATGGAATCATTAATAAAATTCGTGGAGAGCGAATTCGTACCAAAAAAAGAATTTCCCAACTTTTCATCGGGAGACACCATTACGGTTTATTATGAAATTAAGGAAGGTGAAAAAACACGAACCCAGTTTTTTAGGGGTGTAGTGATACAACGAAGAGGCTCGGGCGCTACCGAAACTTTTACAATCAGAAAAATGTCAGGTACCGTTGGTGTAGAGCGTATATTCCCTGTAAATATGCCGGCGCTACAAAAAATAGAAATCAATAAAAAAGGTAAGGTACGTAGGGCACGTATTTTCTACTTTAGAGGTCTTACCGGTAAGAAAGCTAGAATCAAAGAAGTACGAGGTTAA
- the trmD gene encoding tRNA (guanosine(37)-N1)-methyltransferase TrmD codes for MRIDIITVLPELLKSPFEASILKRAIEKGIVEIHFHNLRDYTDKTYNQVDDYQFGGGAGMVLMIEPIDKCITSLKTQREYDEVIYMTPDGITLNQKIANNLSIKGNLIILCGHYKGVDQRVRDAFITKEISIGDYVLSGGELGAAVLCDTIIRLIPGVLNNETSALTDTFQDNLLAPPVYTRPAEYKGMKVPEVLLSGNFPKIEKWREDEAIKRTEKLRPDLLNK; via the coding sequence ATGCGTATTGATATTATTACTGTTTTACCCGAACTATTAAAAAGTCCGTTCGAAGCTTCCATATTAAAAAGGGCCATAGAAAAGGGAATTGTAGAGATACACTTTCACAACTTACGGGATTACACCGATAAAACTTATAACCAAGTAGACGATTATCAATTTGGAGGTGGTGCGGGAATGGTATTGATGATAGAACCCATTGATAAGTGCATTACCAGCTTAAAGACCCAAAGGGAATATGATGAAGTCATCTACATGACCCCAGATGGCATTACCCTTAACCAAAAAATAGCGAACAACTTATCTATAAAAGGAAACCTTATCATTTTATGCGGACATTATAAAGGTGTCGACCAACGTGTTAGGGACGCTTTTATTACCAAGGAAATATCGATTGGGGATTACGTTTTGTCCGGCGGGGAATTAGGGGCTGCCGTACTATGCGATACCATTATACGATTGATTCCTGGAGTATTGAACAATGAAACTTCTGCCTTGACCGATACCTTTCAAGACAATCTTTTGGCACCACCGGTATATACCAGACCTGCAGAATACAAAGGCATGAAAGTTCCCGAGGTCTTGCTGAGCGGAAATTTTCCAAAAATTGAAAAATGGAGAGAAGACGAAGCAATAAAAAGAACCGAAAAACTAAGGCCAGACCTATTGAATAAGTAA